The stretch of DNA CCGCGACGCGACGGATCCGCGAGCATCAGCTTGCCCCGCGTCAGGGTGCCGGTCTTGTCGAAAAGGATCTTTCTGATCCGCAGGGCACGATCCAGATAGCTTCCGCTGCGCAGGAGCACGCCGTGTCGACGCAGGGCCACATGCACGAGTTCGCGCGCCAGGGGCACGGCCAAGCCGAGGGCGCAGGGGCAGGTGACAACCAGGACGGCCACCGCGACCTCGATGGCCTTGCCGAGGCCCTCGCCGCTCCAGATCAGGAAACCGCCCACGGCCAGCAGGAGCACGGCGGTCACGTAGACGGTGGAGATCTTGTGCCACCAGCCCCGGCCCTCCTCCCTCTGTTCGGCGCCGACCCTCAGCAGCCCGTGCAGCCGGGAATCGGAGAAATCCTCCACGGCCGCGACCCGGAATCCCTGCTCGCCGGCGTTGAAAGCTCCGGCGGGCATCTTCTCGCCCGGTTCACGATGCTGCGGGGCGGATTCGCCCGTGATCCAGTCGAGGGAGATGATCGCGTCGCTCCGCATCAGCACGCCGTCGACGGGCACGAGATCGCCAGGGGAGATCCAGATCTCGTCTCCGCCGACGATCTCGGCGGCCGGCACGGCCCGCAGACGACCGTCCTGGAAGCGCCTGGCGTACAGATCGGCGATGCCGCCCGATTCCAGCAGGGCATTGCGGTTCTTCTCCAGCACCCATTCCTGTAGCCAGCGGCCGACCAGCATCAAGGCCACGAAGATGCTGATCGTATCGAAATAGGCGGCAGCGGGGCCTTCTCTGAAGTAAGCGACGGTGGAGCCCGCATAGCCGAGCAGCATGCCCAGGGCGATGGGCAGGTCCAGATGGGCCACGCGCCGCCGCAGGCCGCGCCAGGCGGACGTGAAGAAGGGCCAGCCGCCAATGGCCACCACCAGCCCCGAGAGCACGAAGCTCAACCGGCCGAAGAGCACGTAAGCGGGGCCGTCGTCCTGCGGGGAAAGCCCGAAGTAGTAGCCGAGGCTGTACATCATCACGTTCAGCGCCACCGAGATGGCGATGCCCATGCGGATCTGCAGGGAGCGCGAGCCGCGGCGGCGCGACTTGCGCGGCGGCCCGAAGCGGTAGCCGAATCGTTCCGCCTCGGCGAGATACTCGCCCAGGGCGCCGAGCCGGGTGTCCCACATCAGTTCGACCGTGCCCAGGGCCGGGTTGATGATCAACGACCTGCCGGCCGACCGGCGGGCGAACAGCTGCTCCAGGAGCCAGACGCAAGCGGCGCAGTGGACACCCTGCAGATCCAGACGCAGCCTCACGAGGCCGTCGCCGAGGTCGTTGTCGGGATCGGCGAGCATGAGTTCCAACCACGCCAGGTTGTCGGGACGCAGATCCGGCGGGGGCGCCAGGGAACCGGGACGCAGGTCGTAGAACCGTTCCAGACCGGTTTCGTTGATCAGCTGGTAGACCGTGCGGCAGCCCTGGCAGCAGAAGGGCCCCTGCCCGGGATCGTGGGAGGCGCCGAGATCCAGGCCGCAGTGGATGCACTTGCCGGGTGCCACGGGGGGCGAACCCGCACTTTCGGCGACCTGTGCATTCGTCGATATCCTCGGGGGCGGAACGGGATCCGGTTTGCCCATGGAACAGCGTCTCCTGCACGACGATCGATCGTACCGATTCTTATCCGGAGTGATATCATCCACTTGATATCGACACCACGTTACATCACCGCCGAATCCAAATCAAAATAAACATAACCCGGATTGTTTTGGATCTTGGATGTCCCTTGGCCCGGATCAATCATGAACGAAGTGGGGCCGTTTCCAGGCTGATCGTCATTAACTTCTTACCATATAACAAGTCCACCATACCGAAGATGCGCGACGAGTCCCCAAGCTGCCAGCCCGCGCAGGACGAGTTGCACCGCCATGGCGAGCACCAGGACGGCACCCAGACGATTAAAGAAGCGCCGGCTGGCGACGCTCAGACGAGCGGTGCCCAGTCCCAGCGCCAGCAGGACCGGAACTGTCCCCAGTCCGAAGAAGAGCATGGCCAGGGCCCCCTCGAGCGCGCTGCCGGTAGCCGCTGCGGTCATGGCGACGGTGTAGACCGGCCCGCAGGGCAGGAAACCGTTCGCCATCCCCAGCGCCCACCGACGGGGAACCGTCTGCGCGGTCAGCAATCCCTGGAGCCGGCCGGCGACCAGGCGCTGCATGCGGCCGCTCTCCAGCCAGCGCTGGGTCGGCAGCCAGCCGAGCAAGCCGGCGCCCAGCAGCAACATCAACGTGCCGACCAGGACGGACAAGCCGCCCTGAACCACCTTGCCGCCGCCCGTCAGCAGGGCGGCGGAACCGAGCAGGCCGAGGCCCGCTCCGATCAGCATGTAGCTCGACAGGCGCCCGGCGTGATAGATCGCCAGGCGCCAGAACAGGGCCCAGACACCGGCGCCGCGCTGGGCGACGGACACCGCCCCCACGAGCGGCCCGCACATGCCGATGCAGTGACCGAGGCTGATGGCCAGGCCGGTGCCGACCAGCAACACGAACTCGAACGGCATGGTCGCTTCGCTCATGGGAGTGCCACAGCAATCCACGTCTGGTTCCTTCCTGAATGCGGGCTTCGCGCGAGATTCCCCGAGAAGCTACCTCAGCAGGCTCGTCACCTCAAGTCGCGATAATTGCGGACGTTACAGCTATGAATTGAGACGAGGCCACTGAACGGGGCAGAGCTTTGCTCTTCCCGCACAACCTCTCATGGTCTATTTTCCCCTCGCAGAAGCGAAGACGAAGCTCGAACACTGCTAGGAACATGACCCGAGACGACGATGCGATGCTGCGTGACCTGGAAGCCTGGCGCACCGGGGCGGAAAGCCTTCCGGACGCGTTGCTCCTGTTGCGTGAGGCCGAGCGGCTCGTCACGAGCGACGCGCTGTCCGTCTCGACCTGGCACGCCTTCCTCGACGTAACGCGCGAACCGGAGTTCCTGCAGGCCTTGCCCGGCGACGAGGCCCGGCGGCGCTGGGCCGATGCCGCGATCGCAGCCGTCAGACGCACCGGTTTCACGCTCGAGGACCTGTTGGACCAGCGCGTCGGCGAACATCCCGACCGGACCTGGTTGAGAGAGAGCCCACTGATCGGCGGCAAGGCCTGGAGCTATGCCCGGGTAAGGGCGAAAGCGCGGGCCTACGCCGCGGCCTTCCTCGCTGCCGCGCCCGCGCCGCGCATGGCCCTGCTCACACCCAACAATCCCCGCGGCGTCTTCTGCGACCTTGCCTGCCTGTTGCACGGCATCCTCGTCACGCCCCTCTCTCCCCTCACGGACTCGGAGACGCTGGCCTGGATCTGCGACATCCTCGACATCAACATCATCGTCACCGGCGGCGCGGATCAGGCGGCCCTGGCCGCGACGGTCTGCGAGAGGGCGGCGGACGGCATCGTCCACTTCAGCCTGGAGGACGAACCGCCTCCCGCCTGCGCGGCACGTTCGCTGGAGGAATACTGCGCCACGTTGGCCCGGGCCGGGATCGACGCCGCCCTGGCGGCGCAACCCCGCTTCGACCTGGACGAAGTGGCCACGGTGATGTTCACGTCCGGCAGCACGGGCCGGCCCAAGGGCGTGGAATTCTCCCTCTGCAACCTGGTCAGCAAGCGTTTCGCGCGCGCCGCGGCGCTGCCGGCGGTGGGCCGGGACGAGGTGATGCTCTGCTACCTCCCCCTGTACCACACCTTCGGACGCTACCTCGAACTGCTTGGCTCCATGTTCTGGGGCGGCGAGTACGTCTTCGTCGGCAACAACTCGCGCGCGACCCTGCTGGCGCTCCTCCAGCAGGTCGAACCCACGGGACTGATCAGCATACCCCTGCGCTGGACCGAGATCCGCGAGAGCTGCCTGGCCCATCAAGACGAATCGTCCTCGGGATCGCTCCGCGACGAGGACTTCCGCGCGATCACGGGCCGTCGTCTGCGCTGGGGCCTGTCCGCGGCCGGTTACCTCGATCCCCGGGTGTTCCGTTTCTTCCAGCGTTACGGCGTCGAGCTGTGCAGCGGTTTCGGGATGACCGAAGCCACCGGCGGCATCACCATGACGCCTCCCGGCGGCTACCGGGACGATTCGGTCGGTGTGCCCCTGCCCGGCGTGGATGTCCGGCTGACCGAGCAGGGCGAGATGCAGATCTCGGGACCATACGTCGCCAGCTATCTCGACCAGGACACCCGGCCCGGCGACGGCAGCTGGCTGGCCACCGGCGACCTCTTCCGCCGACACGAAGACGGTCACCTGGAGATCGTCGACCGCATCAAGGACATCTACAAGAACGCCCGGGGACAGACGGTCGCACCTCGGCGCGTCGAGCAGCGTTTCGTGGAGGTGCCGGGCATCCGGCGCGTTTTCCTGGTGGGCGACCACCGCGTCTACAACGTCCTGCTGATCGTGCCGGATCCCGAGGACCCCGTGTTGCGGGGCGACCCCCTGGGACAGGTCGCCCGGGACTATTTCCACCGCATCGTCACGGCCGCCAACCGGGATCTGCTGCCGTTCGAGCGGGTCGTCAACTTCGCCGTGCTGGACAGGGACTTCAGCGTCGATCGCGGCGAACTGACGCCGAAGGGCTCGTACCGTCGCAAGATCATCGAGGAGAACTTCCAGACGGTCGTGGACGATCTCTACCGCAGCGACACCGTGGACCTGGCGGTGGGCGGCCTCACCATGCGCGTGCCCCGGTGGTTCCACCGCGACCTGGGCGTCCTGGAGACCGATATCACCGCGGGACATGACCGTCTCCACAACCGGGTGGACGGCCGCGAACTCGAGGTGGGCCGCGCGGAGGCCGGCCTGGTGCGCGTGGGCGATCTGCTCTACGAGCTCGAGACCGACACCGTCGAGCTGGGCCGCCTGGCGCGGCAGCCCGGACTCTGGGTGGGCAACCCGCAACTCGCCGCCTTCTGTCCCGTGCGCGACGGCTGGGACACGCAATACGGCGGCTTCACGCAGCACATCTCCCTCCCCTGGCGCGACGAGGGCGGCGAGCCGCCGCCGCCGGTCACGATGCCACCGCTGTCCGACAACCGCTTGCCCCGAATCCACGACCTCTGCCGCGAGGCGCTGTTCGGCGGCGGCGAGCGCGCGCTGAAGGCCGTGGTCGAGCTGGACAAAGTCCTCGACATCGGCGATCACCGCACCTCGGAGCTCATCAGGCGCCGGCTGGAGGCCCTCGCCCGTCATCCGGAGATGAAGGTGCGCTGCGCCGCCTATCGCGTGCTGCTGCTGGACGAGCCTTCCCCCGACTTCAGCGAAGTGCGCCCCAAGTTCCTCAACTCGGGTCTGCCTTTCTTGGACCGGGAAACCATCGAAGCCGTCACCCACGACAGCCTGGAAGGTCGGCGTCTGGATTCGTTCCGCCGGCGCTTGCACACGTACCGGCTCAACCTCGACTGGCCAGCCAACGAGGTGATGCACTCCCAGTTCGAGGGCATCTTCACCCTGCTGGCCGATTTCGCGCGCAAGAATCCCGCGTATTACGTGGCGGTCCGGGACGAACTCATCAGCTGGATTCTCCTGAAGAACGACCCCGTGATCTCATCCCTGGCCGAATGCACCGCCATGTCCCTGGGGAACTGGTACGAGATCTGGCTCGCGGAGACCTTGCCCTACCGCGGCACCTCGGCCTGGCAGGACAAGATCCTCTTCCAGGACGGCCTGGCGCGAGACGAGATCGATCGTCTCAACGAGACGCTCGTAGGTACGACCTTCCTGCAGCAATCGGTCCGCCTGATCACCGGCGGCGAGGTGCTGGACATACGCGAAGTGCCGAGGGGCGGGATCTGGGTCGGCCGCACGGCGGTGCGCCACCACCAGCGCTTCTACCGCA from bacterium encodes:
- a CDS encoding heavy metal translocating P-type ATPase metal-binding domain-containing protein encodes the protein MAPGKCIHCGLDLGASHDPGQGPFCCQGCRTVYQLINETGLERFYDLRPGSLAPPPDLRPDNLAWLELMLADPDNDLGDGLVRLRLDLQGVHCAACVWLLEQLFARRSAGRSLIINPALGTVELMWDTRLGALGEYLAEAERFGYRFGPPRKSRRRGSRSLQIRMGIAISVALNVMMYSLGYYFGLSPQDDGPAYVLFGRLSFVLSGLVVAIGGWPFFTSAWRGLRRRVAHLDLPIALGMLLGYAGSTVAYFREGPAAAYFDTISIFVALMLVGRWLQEWVLEKNRNALLESGGIADLYARRFQDGRLRAVPAAEIVGGDEIWISPGDLVPVDGVLMRSDAIISLDWITGESAPQHREPGEKMPAGAFNAGEQGFRVAAVEDFSDSRLHGLLRVGAEQREEGRGWWHKISTVYVTAVLLLAVGGFLIWSGEGLGKAIEVAVAVLVVTCPCALGLAVPLARELVHVALRRHGVLLRSGSYLDRALRIRKILFDKTGTLTRGKLMLADPSRRGLLALPAAQRGILWNMTSRSNHPASRCVAAALGLAGGATDPDGAVLDPRADGVREIGGHGLQWEDEAGVWRFGRAAFALPDGHAETIPTDRTFFSLDGNCLLGLTFAEEMKLDARAEVASLAAAGYEVHLLSGDAPGRVLEAAGELGLPAARARGGLTPESKAAAVRALDADDTLMIGDGLNDSPSFDAAWCAATPAIDRAVLSHKADFYYLGDGVSAVRRTLQAAGRLRTVQRGNLVFAAVYNTAAVALCLSGLVTPVVAAVLMPLSSVTVVSLTAARLAGGRSTWMS
- a CDS encoding sulfite exporter TauE/SafE family protein, with the translated sequence MSEATMPFEFVLLVGTGLAISLGHCIGMCGPLVGAVSVAQRGAGVWALFWRLAIYHAGRLSSYMLIGAGLGLLGSAALLTGGGKVVQGGLSVLVGTLMLLLGAGLLGWLPTQRWLESGRMQRLVAGRLQGLLTAQTVPRRWALGMANGFLPCGPVYTVAMTAAATGSALEGALAMLFFGLGTVPVLLALGLGTARLSVASRRFFNRLGAVLVLAMAVQLVLRGLAAWGLVAHLRYGGLVIW
- a CDS encoding GNAT family N-acetyltransferase, producing MTRDDDAMLRDLEAWRTGAESLPDALLLLREAERLVTSDALSVSTWHAFLDVTREPEFLQALPGDEARRRWADAAIAAVRRTGFTLEDLLDQRVGEHPDRTWLRESPLIGGKAWSYARVRAKARAYAAAFLAAAPAPRMALLTPNNPRGVFCDLACLLHGILVTPLSPLTDSETLAWICDILDINIIVTGGADQAALAATVCERAADGIVHFSLEDEPPPACAARSLEEYCATLARAGIDAALAAQPRFDLDEVATVMFTSGSTGRPKGVEFSLCNLVSKRFARAAALPAVGRDEVMLCYLPLYHTFGRYLELLGSMFWGGEYVFVGNNSRATLLALLQQVEPTGLISIPLRWTEIRESCLAHQDESSSGSLRDEDFRAITGRRLRWGLSAAGYLDPRVFRFFQRYGVELCSGFGMTEATGGITMTPPGGYRDDSVGVPLPGVDVRLTEQGEMQISGPYVASYLDQDTRPGDGSWLATGDLFRRHEDGHLEIVDRIKDIYKNARGQTVAPRRVEQRFVEVPGIRRVFLVGDHRVYNVLLIVPDPEDPVLRGDPLGQVARDYFHRIVTAANRDLLPFERVVNFAVLDRDFSVDRGELTPKGSYRRKIIEENFQTVVDDLYRSDTVDLAVGGLTMRVPRWFHRDLGVLETDITAGHDRLHNRVDGRELEVGRAEAGLVRVGDLLYELETDTVELGRLARQPGLWVGNPQLAAFCPVRDGWDTQYGGFTQHISLPWRDEGGEPPPPVTMPPLSDNRLPRIHDLCREALFGGGERALKAVVELDKVLDIGDHRTSELIRRRLEALARHPEMKVRCAAYRVLLLDEPSPDFSEVRPKFLNSGLPFLDRETIEAVTHDSLEGRRLDSFRRRLHTYRLNLDWPANEVMHSQFEGIFTLLADFARKNPAYYVAVRDELISWILLKNDPVISSLAECTAMSLGNWYEIWLAETLPYRGTSAWQDKILFQDGLARDEIDRLNETLVGTTFLQQSVRLITGGEVLDIREVPRGGIWVGRTAVRHHQRFYRISVNTIKRKHYDLLVVIWDRDVLSLNRDDQLATIYWLIALSGHPHGTPVLPRFGCFRPAIGAMSQAFVSDLSVWERIREYAGDRGEAPGTDSAQAWRRLFVMAFATFLRGWRISGESIVPGIVSPTNVAVPEPDFREGSQVLSLTGWRPYENPLSLVQPFLHNFFKQTSVTYPWLEHHLDLTWICDACLEVMERDRAERFLAELQELLTDHPLEGYRGRLSRELSVYRERMKVEPYRSCALRGAVERYRRWENSNPGASSTARKQLVDEMLNLYGLTGPPDITRYMLYRHTWFWSASAEIGEAFDALLRTLHANPGRTPTDMVEISDLQALLESHEDMSAFQSMVFPHTRPTQRPELLTVGQEDSRQVIVATLIGDKTGANYTVREPVTPAEYGQLYRLFFKTGYYKSISDRDRHFIAYDDQEQIIGGISWNEVDPEIVHLNGIVVVGSLLGRGISSALIEDCCARLANMGYGAVKTHFVLRPFFERHGFHLDKRWGGLVRLLKEESQARVE